DNA from Prunus persica cultivar Lovell chromosome G6, Prunus_persica_NCBIv2, whole genome shotgun sequence:
aattgatattggattggaATTTCTCagtcattcatagatcatgttcaaattttatgaaattgatattggattggaATTTCTGAGTCATCCATTGATCATATCTGGTGGTGACACACAAAAATTAATGTTTCTTATTAtatcttttcaaaattcatgttcaaaatttacttttttttaaacgaaaacaataagaaaaaagtaGTAGAGATATTGGGTTCCACccacacaaaaattaaattatttaaaataagttTCCactttttcaaaccaaaacatGATTACAATGAGCCCCTTGGATTTTTGAACTACACAAATCCAAAATACCATGTGTAAAATTTCTGATAGAAAATTCCTGAACCAGGTACAAGTTTTCAAAGTGGCATGTCCTTTCTTAGCCAAACTGTCCACCAATTGATTTGTTTCTCTACGTGTCAATAGTATTCATATCtcataatcggataaaatttttaatttcaaatttcagataaattttttttaaaaaaagctggtatttatagaaaaaaattcattaatttttggttattttttaaaaaaatttccgaatttttttcagtattttattgcaaaaaaaattggctgccgtcGGATTGGAGGAAAAAATCCGATCGGAGAGCCCAGACAACGCCACgtggcaacaaaaaaaaataaaaatgagtgGGCTGACGCCAACCTAGCCTGAGGGCCAGCCCGACTTCTTGGATCTCACTCCCAACCCAGGCATGGGCTCCTCGCTGGtactgagttttttttttttctccctccAGCCTCTGGCTGGGCTTGCcgctggagttgctcttagcaTGAGTATTGTTGCATCACTATTCTACCAGAAAGCGTcatcttaaaataaaaactacgGCAACTGCAGGGCTGTTAGGGATGAACAAAGacagaaatttaaaaacttttcataATAAAGAGGATGCAAAAATACAAAGAGATTGCTATATGCCAGTGATGGGTATCACTGTGCATGCATGAGTACGTGTAGATGATGCGTGGAGTATCACAGATTCACAGCTCAACAAATATTGGACAACccaaaatgaaataatcttATAATACATCAGAAAAGCAAGGCAAATCATGAAGCTTGACAGATTTCTGCACTTTATGACCTCACATCTTTTAGGACACCCCCCTTTTCAAGTTCGCTGACTAAATCCCTCAACGACGGCACTTTCATGGCTAAAGTCCTGTATAACCTAGAATAACGAGCTCGCGTTCCATCTGCAGTCCTTGCCAAGGCAAGCAAGCTTAGAGCTTCAGGGAGTTGGGAGAATACATGTTTCATCTCCTCCAAGCTCATGCTTTCCAGAACAGATGGCCTTGGGACAACCCTCACAACCTCACCCCCTTTAGGTTCTTGAATCTTGGCATCTGCTTTAATGACTAGTTCTGCATTAGAGTTTGCTCCGcacttgatgataaatggcgtCGTAGCGCCTGTATTGAACTGCAGGACATTCCACTGTGCCACGTCAGTTTCAGTACCGAACCCTAAATCTGTAGATGGTTTGAGAGCATGAGATTGCTCTTGAAGGTGATCATCTTCTTCGGGAATAGACTGAAACATAGAGATGATTCAGGGGGTGAAGTAAGAGATTAATAATAAACTGCATTGTCAGGAAAAAGCACTAATGCACCAAAAGCAAACTTAAAAACCAATTTTATACAGTTACCCATCAATTTTACAAGAAGCAACCTgtgttaaaaagaaaaaaatagcatgtgtgtgtgtatctGCAGGGAAATATCTTCTAACCAGATTGTCTGGCAACATAAGATGCTTAGGTTTCCGGACAATGTTGGACCATTGATCAGGTTAACTTTTTGACTGAATGTGTTCAAATTCAGTCTGGTAACATAAGTCTGACAAGAGTAAGTGTTAAGCATTTCATAGATACCTGGATCATATGACGAGCATCAGCAATTTGCCTTTGCGCACATGGATGATCAATGTCAAGAAGGGAAGGCATCCGTTCAGCAAGTTCATCCAGAGATGCAAGCATTTGCTTCTTCTTACTCTTGCTCAAGGTGCTCATAGAGGATTGTCTCACTATATCCTGTACAAGAAAAATGTATTACATTTTCTTGTTTCAAATTAACAATAGCCCAATCATCAGGTATcacctggaaaaaataaaataaaataaaataaaaaggtgcAAAGAGGTAAACCTTGACTTGTTTCACTATGCCATCAAGGGAAATGAGAGATGCTAATCGTGCATCTTCAGCTGCAGTAGAAGGATTTTGAATAGGTGGACCACCATCTTGCAATGTCAATAAGGCTACGTCACTTCTTATTTGTTGCAAAATCTGATGAAACCAAGAAATTAGCATAATATCCAACAATTGGTCCAAGAAGATGATAGAAACAAGGATCATTTCAGCCAACTTGTTTGTCACCACAGGAAATggaaacataaaaagaaaagaattttgaCTTGCATGCCAGTGGATGGTTTATTGAATAACTTGTCAAGCATAGGAACTCTGAtataccttttatttttaaatctatTTATTCAGTTGAGAGACCTAGATATCAACTGAGGACACAGGAAACCTCCTTCAGACGAGAGGTTCTATGCGTGATCTTTTAGAAACATAAATTTGAGATGTCATTAAACAAGAGGACAACCATAGAAAACAAACaggtttaaaatgaaaaggaaaaataaagtacagGCAAAATAACTTCCTGAGCAAGGAGGAAAAAGGAATGTTCCCTGTCTGACCCAAGCATTGATTGGCATCATGAATTTCCAACCTTTTAAAATTAgagaaaaggaacaaaaacTAAGGTAAAAACTTGTATATCCCAAGGATTACATCCTTTTTGTTACAaggatttcttcttcttttctgttgAACACGCAAGTTTGCATTTATGAAGTGCATGATAGAtttcagacccaaaaaaaatgtacATGAAATATGCAAAATATATACTTTCTAAGATGTGCACAaatatcaataaaaaatattacctTTCTCCTTTTGTGATCAACAGATTCGAGAGCTGATCGCAATTTTGCAACCTGTGCTGCATCTTCCGCCCCTTCTGATGCCAACGTACCAGCAATATCCTGGAATATGGAGGGGGgggaaaaaaatcaacaaaaaccaATAATTCATTGATAGAGATGCACAGAACAAGTAGGCAGGCATCTCAAttacataataaataaataacaattttATGGCATCTCATATTTGAAGGAAAATCATGCACGTCTCGCACCAAATTTAGCAAGTAAACCACAAATGTGCTAATGGACATAAATACAACTGAGATGCTACCGAAAACTAATAGAAAGCACGGGTATATGGACCACCATTAAAAACAATGGAGATTTCCCAGGTTAATGTAAATAAGTCCTTAGGCCCTCAACCATTTTAAAGGGGTTGAAAGAAATATTAAGCCAACTATTTAAAATAGGAGACTAACCCAAGATCCAGACATACCTTCAGGTGCTGCAATTGAGAACTATAGACCCGCTTTGAATACTCAGATAGAAGTTGACCAAGAGCATCTGTATTAGGAGGCACTGCAGCACCAAGTCCAGCCATCCAACCATCCATGATTGCAGTTGAAAGAAGCTCCAACTGACCAGTTGTCCCTCCTGATGCATCATCTCCAAGAACAGAGAgaaagtcaaaattttctgCAAGCCAGGATCTAAGTTGGCGCTGCAGCTCACCAGCTGGTGTATGAACAAAGAGAGCAGCAAGAGCTTTGTTTCCAATTGCAAAACTTTTAGCCTCCTCATTTATTTCTCTAAGCTTTCCAGCAGTTACCTGCTGCCGTGGAGTATCCTGTACATTTGAGTGCTTAGGGCCACATCATATAAACCATTTGCAACAAAAGAGAATTCTAGCAGAAAATGTTTAAACTAAGTAGTGATAGTGAAGAAGCACCCAAAAACAGAAGAATGAGAAAGACAGGTACAAGAAAAGTAAAGAGAATACATCTGACTTCCAGACTTCTCcattaaaacagaaaattgacGGAAGAATAGCTAGCCTTCTGCATGTGTATTGGGATTCTCTTTTCTATTtatcctttctttcttgtttataTCAACAGACAggagcaagagagagagagacagagatacAGAGCATAAAGATGGCAGCTACCTGATCAAGACCGCGTATCTTTGATACAACTGATGAAAACTTGGACTTCTTTTCTGGCTTTAGATTCACTCTGAAGCCTTGGATATGCTCATCAACATAGTGCACAGGAGATCTTCCAGGGCTGTTACCTCGGCTGGAACTTCTACTACGTCCAGTATTAGCCTTCTCCAGAAAATTCTCAACGGGAGAAACCTATAAATAATAAGACGGAAACAGCATTAAATAATATGCATTTGACATCACATTTCTTGACCCCAACCCCccaggaaaaagagagagcaTACAAATAGAATGGTAAGGTCTCTATTGTTTCATAACTTTCATTACCTTGATGGACTGCAGCTCCGGTGATCTAGCAAGCAAAGATCTAATATACAAAATTCTAACACGGGATACAAGCATGGTGTCcatcaccctctgtggttccATTTTACGAACAAAGGAGAAAACAGCATCTCTTATTTCAGCAAGTATTTCATGCTCCCTAGAAGCCCCTGCTTTGATTACTGCAGCCAGAACCTGTAATTTGTAAATATAGTTACTTTTGGAATTTCTACTTCTAAGATACAAATTACTCAGGATTTGCCGTAGGTGTACAAGTTCCTGTTATTGACAAACTGTTGAAACTTCTGTATATAGAAAGACCAATAGGTAAAATACTTTAAGCCAAATAGCAGAAAATCCATACTAGACAAGTGAACACATATCATCACATCTTAAGCTTTAGCTGCAGAATAATTATCATCAACCATTAACATGTTCCGACCAAAAGAAAGATTATGTGCTCAAATGAAACCTGAAAGACTAATAAAGCATTACCATTCTGACATCATGATCCACCATACAAGCTAAGTCAAGCCAAGTAAAAAGTGGTTTAATTTTTATGATCCTAGGTATCGTGCagtaatgtttttgttttcagttaaagaaatagaaagaacAAGGAGAGGAAAGTGAGAAGGGTGATGAGAGATCAGATAATATATAGAATGGTTTACAAgaatcttttttattatacatACTTATGAATCAATAATTTAACAAGCTCCTCTATGTAAAGCTCACCAACACACCACAACCCCCACCACCCCCCACCCCCcccacccccaaaaaaaaaaatttatcaagaAAAAAAGCCTCAGTTAGTATGACATTTTCAACATCAACTAAAGGTGAAATGTTGAAACTGAAGTTTTAATACTCACTTCAAAATAAGAAATGCATGACAACACCATATTATGTCAGTATGATTACAAAcacaaatgaaaagaaaaattaaaaaaaccacgCATACCAGCATCAAAAGCTTATTTGCTCCATCTGAAATGGCAGCAAGGCTGTCATGTTGTTCAGGATCAAAGTCATTCAAGGCAGACGTAAGATATTCTCCTGCAGGGGTTGTTTTCACTTTATCCGCACCTGATTTCACTACAGCAACTGTACCCTCAGTCTTGTCTGCAGCAAGTGCTGGTGATGAAGGAACAACATCCATCGAATGCCCCCTACTATCATTCCTGCTTTatggtattaaaaaataaagtttaatAATTCTTTTAGGAAATAAGGGCTTTTGAATAAAGAAAGATAAGACAAAAATTACATTAACCACAAAGTGTCGCCAAAAGTCTTACCTCACAAGGTCCCGAGACTGCACATTTAGTGGCCCCTTGGATAATGGACTTGACAGCTAAATAtacaacacacacacacaaacacatatTAGAAGTATGGAGCAATACCCTAAACAAATCACAGAAGTAGAATTGcttaaatttcataaatgagACAAAAAATCGTGAACATAGTTTACATGATCacatgaaatcaaataagGAAGCAGCTTATTATCTAACAATGGATTCGAATAGGACAACAGAATTCTGCAAACTCTAACTTTTTCAtagaattttgaatttctcCTAAACTTTTTTCAGTCGGTCCAAATGGCTTTACAAAACAGAACCATCAATATCATACGAATAAATGAAACAGCTACCATAGAGTCAGATTGCTAACTGAAAACACTTTCAGCCCAGAATCTTCAAGTGTTTTATTACAATAAACACCCAGAATTACATCTAACAACTGCATTCCTCAGATTTCCATGAATTACTGAATCAAGAAAAGCAATGAATGCAACAATAAGCACAAAAGATGccacaagaaaataaaaccaaaggaCTGTAGCAGATACTTGAAAtgcttaaaaaataatcaactGCACAAAGATACATCTATAGCATGAAAGCACACAACCACATCTAAAATGAGATAAATAGAAATTACCTTTGGTGATCCAGCCAAAGATGCTTTTTCTGTCAATCTATCAAATaacttctcattttcttcatgtAACCtctgttgagagagagagagagagagagagagagagagagagagagagagggggagagcTTTTAGAACGAAatataactatatataaaGGAGCATATCGATTGAGATTTGAAATATAGATTTAAATAGATGATCTTTTCATGTGGCACACACAAACAATGACTTGGTAGAGGATACCAAGTCATTGTGGAAGAGACTCCTCATAACACAACTTTTTGGTCCCAAGGAGACCAAAACAGGAGCCTGTGGTACTTCATTCTAGTTTTTGCAGTCTAATGGTCTTCAGACTACTGAGCACTGTTAACGGTAATGTAGCATGATTACTATTCATGTGGCACTTTTCATGACATTAGCAGAGTTGTTAGCTAGGTCATTTTGGGTCTATagctttcttatttttacaGATTTAATGGATTGCCATTGTGAGTTTAATTCTAAATGTCAATATTTAATGTCTTGAAAGGTTCAAGTCTCTACTTAGGCTCGTGAACTTCTAGTTTGCATGGGAAATGAATATTGATACAGGCTACAAATAGCATCAATAAGATGTTCAAGGATACAAATATGAGGTCATGTAATAATGATTCATGATCATTAATGCATCACGTTTATGGTAGAATAGCACACCTCTATTAATGCATCACGTTTTTTAAGCTCCTCTTCCAATTTCTTAGTAACTGGTGGAGAATCCATGCCATCCCCAATTGCCTTGGCATTTGATAGATATGAGCCTAATGCTGACTGATCTTCACTGGAATGTTGGGCTTCACTGAGTCTGGATTCAATGCTTTTCATTTTGGCCTGAATGAGACAATTAAAGTTAGAGAACACCATATGGTGCAACAATATTgcaaagtaaatttatttattaggaAACATAAATATGAAACTTTCATACATTAGCATACGTCCATCATAATTCAACTCTTTAATAATGCAACAAAACTGAAACCTCTAGACATTGACAAATGAATATGTGCCATAGTTACTTTAATGAAGAACCACATTAAGCAACAGTTGAAAACATTGATATTCAAATAATATCAGGGGCTacctgcccaaaaaaaaattataatatcatGGGCTGAGTTAATTATGGAACAGTGTCAAAAATAACCATGCTGCAAAAGACTAACTGCTGACCCAAATAAGCTCCAAATGATTCAATCATATTATAGTGAAACACCCATCCCAAGTATGTAGCGTAGGTTACACTTAAAATATGAATGTAACACAACAATAACATTGAACAGGTTTTCTACGGGAGTTCCTGaacatttcaaaataaatattgaaCGCTCAAAATATAAATGAGGAAGACTAAACAGACACATGACCAACCTGCAAGGCCTGAATTGTAGAATCTCGTTGTTCTATCTGCACTTTTTGATCTTGCTCCAACTGTAACAGTTGAGCTACTTGATTTCTGAGCTGCGCATTTTGTTCCCTTTCTATCTTTTGCTTATCTGCAAGCATAATATTCTCTGACTGCATCAAATGAGAATATTAAACCAGTTTAGCAACATGCTTACTAGAAGAAAGTACATGATCAGTGTTGAATCACACATGTAGACAAGACAGCGCCAAACACCAATTTAAAATACAGAAAAGCCACAAATACATTCCCCGGTGATACAGTGCAAAATGTCAAACATTACCAAAAACCAATTTAGAATACAAACTACAAATGCATTCCCCAGATATAAGATGAAAATTGTCAAACATGGTGACAAACTAGAAAATTGGAATGTGAAAATAGATAGATCAAGAAAGCTAGCGTATAGTTTACAAGaaaattttatgataaaacTGAAAATCATTAAACTAGATGACTAGAGAGGCAACTCTGGAGAAATTCCTTAATTGTATTGTACATTCAAATCTAGTGATTAACAGTTTGAACAATAAAGGAAAACACATTAAAATTGGCTTATATCAAGAACATGTCCAAACAATTATTTGGGAAGAAATTTTTCTGACTTTCACTAGCATGCAAGTCAATTGGAAAACTGTAGCAAATTCAGGAAGTTATAAAACCTTTAAATCTGACTGTAATGTATAAGAAACTTTCCACGCTTTCTGGACTTCATTGAAGAGTAGGACACATTGATCATTTGCATCCTTGAGTGAATGTTTAAGTCCCAAAACCTCTTGTTTCAAATCCtgactttctttttccttttcatacaACTCCTTACGTGCATCATTTGCCTACAAGAACCatcacaaataaaaattcagaAGAAATGAATTCATAACTTTGCTCATAACAGTGTCTTAAACAGAACAAATTCGGAAGGTAAGAAGTTATTTATTAGGGGctccattctttttttttggtcaatttagTATATCCAGTATTAATCAAATGTACATCATTTTGATGCAATTTACTTGCTTCGATGTGCTCGTGtgacagaaaacaaaactcaagcGTCCAAAGCAAAATATTTATAGTATATATAGAAAGaggggggggagagagagaacttaCAATATCTCTCCATTTCTTTATGGTATCTCGATTCCCAAGGCCTAGAACAGCATTTCGAGCTCTAGAAGAGAAGTTGAGAGATAATAGTGTCTCCGACAAATTCGCAGAATTTGGAACGACATTAACAATCATCAGAGTTTTTGAGTTTCCACCTACAGAAGtttttttcaataagaaaTCAAAGATAGTTCTCCAACCAGACTGATGAAagacaattaatataaatcaactgaaaaaaaaaaaccaaatgatAATGCCAGTCAATCATACAGTGGAACAGAGGGTAACGGACACCATGATCAATCTGACACAAGTAACCATTGACCAGTTACCAACACATACAACCATAAAAAGCATTATACACTACTTCTCATTCTTTATTTTCGCTTCATGGTACAAATACACAGCTATATCAGTACTAACATAAACAATAAGGAGAACTGAATACCTAGCGAGTCTGCGAGTACTTTTGTAAGCATTGAATTTTCATAAGGAATAGCATCCTTTTTGGAAGTCAAGGAAGACAAAACATCTCCCAACCTACATGCACAACATCAATTGCACTAACATTTCAGTACATGATGGCAGGAGTAAATTCAAAAGGTACAATATTCGCACATGATGATGTCATTGCTTCACCAatctatacaaaaataaaagataacagatCGATATAAGCAGCCACCATGCAAAAATTCAGTACgggttggaaaagaaaatctgATATACTGTTGGGACCAGCGgaaaatcacttatttatttattaaccATCCTTTTAGTAATGTGAACACCTATGTTGCACAGATCCTTCAAATTTGGCCATATGGAGTATTCAATACGGATACGGCCGCATACATATCAGGTACAGCATTTGGAGTATGTGTTTTTTGGGCACATTTAACtttcaaataaaacaaggaTATGcggttgttaagaaaaagACATGGTCAGGATACAAAATGGGTCCttctgaaattttataaaaggGGTCTACTGTTCAAAAACTAATTTTAACCGGCCACATAAGTCTCTTCTCTTTTGTGGTTCAACAAAATGAGAAAGGGGTATAGGTTTTCAACGTTTCTGAttaaagagaagaaataataCATATTATATCTATAGAAGATTAATGTTCTCTTGCCAAAAAAATGCTTATGTTTCCATACTGTGAATCTGTACCACAGATTCTgacaaaattcaatttgatcaAGGGTCTAGATTCACAATTTGCCAGACAATCAGACAAACATTCCCTtttcccatatatatatatatatatatatattattttaaccgTTGTATATGTATCCTAATTTTTGGAGATATTCGTATCGTCTCTAGTATCCCAAATTTGTATCCGTTCAACATTGGTGATCACATGCTAAGAAAATAGATTTGAAATGCCATACTATGGTATCAAGATCATGCAAAATGAAAACCGTATATCGTTCAAAAGTTTAAGACCAATGTGAACCATCCTTAAAATTATAGGCAACCTGAAGGGCTAGAAACCAAAACTTTTCAATATCAGAAAATGAGATAAGTCATCCAAACATACGCTGAAAGTGATTTCATCACATGCAGCAAGTCTGTCACACGCTCACTGCTGTCATCTTCAGCAATTAAACCTTCACTTCCAGCCAAGTCAACTAGAGAAAGCTTGCTGTATGTGTTTTCTCCAGTGATCAAAttgttataatatatatgtatcgtGATGATCCTGACAATAGTGAACAAGAATCTATTTtagataaattaataaacGACCACTTGTAACACATAGACAAGCatacataaaaattaaaaaaaaaatggatgaCTGCATATACTGAACTTCTTTTTCTAGTTTTCCAACTTAATGGTACAGTTATATTTCCTATCCACTATTCCCTTTCTTCAACTGTTTTCACTCCTAAAAACTGGACAGTGCAACAGTGGCCGTTTGTCAAGTTTGGAGACTACACCGGtaagtaaaaaagaaacccTGTAATAGGCCACTTGATTTTAGCTTCAACCAAGTTGGTAAAATGTCAGACAATATTCCACCAAGTCAACAGCAGATCAAAGATGTCagcaataaatttattttaactaTGTAGCAATTAAATGTATTTTAGTAGATGAAAGTGAACAAACTAGTTCAAGTTGTTAAGATCAATTAACTAAAGACTATCTTTTCTCTCAAAAGGAACAAAACTTTTAGCGTGCTCAAATAGATCCTTTTTCCAGAAAAAAGGTGTACAAGTGATAATGACCACTTTCTCCTGAATCAAGTGAACGCACAGAAGTGATGCGATAGAAAAGTTGAGAACAAATTGAggatcataaaataaaataaaataaataaatatttcacaGTTTAAGCATGGCCTTCTCATTCAGTGATCTGACGGGACTTTTTCTAAGAGAAAGGTCAAGCTTACCATAGTACTTTAAACTATGTTACTAAAAGTACGACCTTACACTATAACAGACATATAACGAGCCTACAAAATTTGGAACATACAAATGAGAAACGTTGAACTTTGATGGATCATTTCCTCGGCTCTGAAATGCATCTTTTAATGCTTTAGAGAAGTCCAGTGGGTTATCAACTTTTTCCTGCACAAGTTCTACAAAGGACTCCGGTGATCCCATGCGAATCTTTGGTAGAGCATCTCCTGATTCTGGGAGTAAATCCCTTATCTACAAGAGCATGGAAGGGATCCACATCAAACCATCATGAGGATTCCTTGCTCAAAAGCCATTCAGACAAACATAAACCAGAAATCATGACAATTTACTATCAAAAAATAAGTACCTGTTCATTGTAGAGCTCAAAAACTGTAACGGAGAATTTAAATCTCGACGTAGAAGTTGAATCAGAGTTGGCCAAATCAAATAGTTCCTCGAAAGAACGAGCATATAAACCACGATCATGGCTAGATCCTTCCTGAAAAAAGGTTACAGAAGGCCAAATATCATGAAACTCGTGCACAacttgaaactagtttcataataaataaaatgaaacaacTACCACTAAATCTCTTACTGTACCAAAAACAGTAAAAGGCACACCACTCATTGTGGCAATTTAAATTCATGCTCTAGTACATTGAATTCCATTGTTTATTTTGTGGTAAACCAGTGGAAAGAATTATCCAGATTACAAAAAGGAATGTAACAAACAATGAAAAGCCCACCACGCTTTAAGGTTCAAATCTAATAGTGAAGAATCACttctcatttattttttaaagtccCTAATACATCAACGTAGAATTTTTAATCAATTCATTTTACAAAtttgtaaaagaaaatatcaagtTACAAGGCCCTGAACTGGCTAGAGGAATAGAAGTCAGCATACAAGTACAAATTTATATGCATCAGAAACACATTCCAGCAAagacacacacaaacaaatgCAGAGGGAGGAAAAGgggaaaaggagaaaagagaGCAACCATTGTGTGTGTCTTTCCTGAGTTGGTTTGTCCATATGCAAATATAGAAACATTATATCCATCCAATGCTGATTGCACCAAAGGTTGAACATCACGGAAAAGTTCAGCTgacaaacaaaagtaaaagatGTTTTAGCCAAAGACAACTTTAAAATAGGAGAGTATGTTTAATATTTCACCTAGCACAACCACAATAGGAAGGTGAAAACAATGAAATAAGAAAGTTATGCTCACCTTGTCCAACATGAGGTCCATAAACTCTGTCAAGTTCGAAATCCTTCTTGGGGTTGGACAAGGCATCATCACCAGTATTTACACGGATGTTGTAGTCATCAGGATATTCAACAATTGAGGAACCTTCATCCTCAAATAATGGTCTTGCACGACAATATATCTTTATGTTTCCTGGAATTAAAGGCTAGTTAGAAAATACAACCCCGTTGATCTTACAATTTAAAAGTGCTTATGTGTGGCATGCCTTTTTTTATGGGTATGAGTgactgtgtgtgtgtgtgtgtgtgtgtgtgtgagagagagagagagagagagagagagagagagagagagtcccAAAAGGAGAAAACTCACAGAAGATGAGTACCTTTGGCTGTCAATAAGTCATTGAACAACCTTCTCTTCTCATTGATCAGCGGGGAAATTCTAGCCTCAGTTTCAAGGGCAAATTGATCTGGCATTTTTATGTAGACAAGTTTTCAAATCCATTAAGATAACCCAGAACATAAAAAAACCTTACAAAAAGTTACGCTGGGGTGAAGGACATTAAGTTTTCTTGAACTAACTAATCTTAAAGTGCAAATAcatcacaaaagaaaaagaaaaaagtagttttattttgttgcaaTGTAACATCAAACCTTGTACCCATGTCAAAAAATATCACTCATCTTGAATTTAGACAAAAGTCCCATACCACCCACTTCAGAAATCCATTAAACCGACTAACGCACAATCAAACAGCATAACCAAATCTCTTACCTAGCTTTCGGGTTTTATTGGCAAGAACACCAAGATAACGTGTAACTCTTTCGAGTTTGGCATTAGAGTACTCGTGCAACTCACTTGCTTCTTGTCTCAACTCCAAGTAATCTTCTCTAGCAAGCTGTCCAAAAAGAAATGTTGTAGCAGACCTCCTAAACCCAACATAATCTTCACATAAAAACAGTAAAATAACTTCAAAAGGCTCCAGAACAGATGCAACCACTTATTCTCACTAATACAATCTCTCACATTATGCAAAAAGCGTTCACATTCTCCAAGCCAAATTATCATAATTTCAAAATGCATTTCCAACAACACACACTCTTGAACCACAAACCACGGACTTTAACACTGATTCAGCTCAAAACTCCATTAATCACAGCCTCATACCCTAActaccaaaaacca
Protein-coding regions in this window:
- the LOC18773199 gene encoding kinesin-like protein KIN-14B isoform X2 produces the protein MAEQRNNNRWNWEVSGFEPRKLSSSSSTASSFDHDDYKPGAPLVRRYSISAASALAQSEFSNHSVTSKLQKLKDQVKLAREDYLELRQEASELHEYSNAKLERVTRYLGVLANKTRKLDQFALETEARISPLINEKRRLFNDLLTAKGNIKIYCRARPLFEDEGSSIVEYPDDYNIRVNTGDDALSNPKKDFELDRVYGPHVGQAELFRDVQPLVQSALDGYNVSIFAYGQTNSGKTHTMEGSSHDRGLYARSFEELFDLANSDSTSTSRFKFSVTVFELYNEQIRDLLPESGDALPKIRMGSPESFVELVQEKVDNPLDFSKALKDAFQSRGNDPSKFNVSHLIITIHIYYNNLITGENTYSKLSLVDLAGSEGLIAEDDSSERVTDLLHVMKSLSALGDVLSSLTSKKDAIPYENSMLTKVLADSLGGNSKTLMIVNVVPNSANLSETLLSLNFSSRARNAVLGLGNRDTIKKWRDIANDARKELYEKEKESQDLKQEVLGLKHSLKDANDQCVLLFNEVQKAWKVSYTLQSDLKSENIMLADKQKIEREQNAQLRNQVAQLLQLEQDQKVQIEQRDSTIQALQAKMKSIESRLSEAQHSSEDQSALGSYLSNAKAIGDGMDSPPVTKKLEEELKKRDALIERLHEENEKLFDRLTEKASLAGSPKLSSPLSKGPLNVQSRDLVRNDSRGHSMDVVPSSPALAADKTEGTVAVVKSGADKVKTTPAGEYLTSALNDFDPEQHDSLAAISDGANKLLMLVLAAVIKAGASREHEILAEIRDAVFSFVRKMEPQRVMDTMLVSRVRILYIRSLLARSPELQSIKVSPVENFLEKANTGRSRSSSRGNSPGRSPVHYVDEHIQGFRVNLKPEKKSKFSSVVSKIRGLDQDTPRQQVTAGKLREINEEAKSFAIGNKALAALFVHTPAGELQRQLRSWLAENFDFLSVLGDDASGGTTGQLELLSTAIMDGWMAGLGAAVPPNTDALGQLLSEYSKRVYSSQLQHLKDIAGTLASEGAEDAAQVAKLRSALESVDHKRRKILQQIRSDVALLTLQDGGPPIQNPSTAAEDARLASLISLDGIVKQVKDIVRQSSMSTLSKSKKKQMLASLDELAERMPSLLDIDHPCAQRQIADARHMIQSIPEEDDHLQEQSHALKPSTDLGFGTETDVAQWNVLQFNTGATTPFIIKCGANSNAELVIKADAKIQEPKGGEVVRVVPRPSVLESMSLEEMKHVFSQLPEALSLLALARTADGTRARYSRLYRTLAMKVPSLRDLVSELEKGGVLKDVRS